One genomic window of Bacillus mycoides includes the following:
- the fdhF gene encoding formate dehydrogenase subunit alpha, with protein MNDSMVHITIDGKEYSAEPGSTVLGIINENGIEHPQICYVPEVDPIQTCDTCIVEVNGKLVRSCSTVVTSGMNIELSSTSAKAAQHEAMDRLLENHLLYCTVCDNNNGNCKLHNTAELMEIEHQKYPYEPKVDVSEVDMSHPFYRYDPNQCIACGQCVEVCQNLQVNETLSIDWEAERPRVIWDEGVDINDSSCVSCGQCVTICPCNALMEKSMLGEAGFMTGLKPDIMGPMVDLIKEVEPGYSGIFAVSEVEAAMRDTRTKKTKTVCTFCGVGCSFEVWTKGRKILKVQPTSEAPVNAISTCVKGKFGWDFVNSEKRLTKPLIRKNGVFVESTWEEALHVVANKLGSIKEEYGKDSIGFISSSKITNEDNYVIQKLARQVFETNNVDNCSRYCQSPATDGLFRTIGMGGDAGTIKDIAQSGLVIIVGCNPTEGHPVLATRVKRAHKLHGQKLIVADLRKTEMAERSDIFISPKQGTDQVWLMAITKYMIDQGWHDQQFIDENVNFFDDFKDSLAEYTLEYAEEITGISKETLVQMAEMIRDADGTCILWGMGVTQNTGGSDTSAAISNLLLATGNYRRPAAGAYPLRGHNNVQGACDMGTLPGWLPGYQHVTDDVERAKFEIAYGVKIDNKPGLNNIEMLHAIDEGKMKAMYLVGEDMALVDSNANHVHEVLSSLEFFVVQDVFLSKTAQYADVVLPAAPSLEKEGTFTNTERRVQRLYQVLPALEDAKPDWWIVQAIANKLGANWNYNHPSEIFAEMASLSPLFAHANYEVLEGWNSFHWGSFDGTNTPLLFKDGFNFPDKKARFAIADWVRPAEFPAEYDLHINNGRMLEHFHEGNMTNKSNGIQSKVPGVFVEVSPELARERGVKTGSLVRLVSPFGALKLRALVTDRVKANELYLPMNSTDKDSAINFLTGPAVDLRTNTPAYKQTKVRMEVLEVDGENPMPKTNPRNKKRHPQNGIEVNRKWARPGYVHLTDK; from the coding sequence ATGAACGACAGCATGGTTCATATTACAATTGACGGCAAAGAATATAGTGCTGAGCCTGGTTCAACGGTACTAGGCATCATTAATGAGAACGGAATTGAACATCCACAAATTTGTTACGTGCCGGAAGTGGATCCTATTCAAACGTGTGATACTTGTATTGTAGAAGTTAACGGAAAGCTTGTGCGATCCTGTTCTACAGTAGTGACGAGCGGTATGAATATTGAGTTGTCCTCTACTAGTGCGAAGGCAGCACAACATGAGGCGATGGACCGCTTACTAGAAAATCATTTACTTTACTGTACGGTTTGTGACAACAATAACGGGAATTGTAAACTGCATAATACGGCAGAATTAATGGAAATTGAGCATCAAAAATATCCTTATGAGCCAAAAGTTGATGTAAGTGAAGTTGATATGTCTCATCCATTTTATCGCTATGATCCGAATCAATGTATCGCGTGCGGTCAATGTGTAGAGGTATGTCAAAACTTGCAAGTAAATGAAACGTTATCTATTGATTGGGAGGCAGAGCGCCCACGTGTTATTTGGGACGAAGGAGTAGATATTAACGATTCTTCATGTGTAAGCTGCGGTCAATGTGTAACAATTTGTCCTTGTAATGCATTAATGGAGAAATCGATGCTCGGTGAAGCTGGATTTATGACAGGGTTAAAACCTGATATTATGGGGCCAATGGTTGATCTTATTAAAGAGGTTGAACCTGGATATAGCGGTATTTTTGCTGTGTCAGAAGTAGAAGCTGCGATGCGCGACACTCGTACGAAGAAGACGAAAACAGTTTGTACGTTTTGTGGTGTAGGTTGTTCGTTTGAAGTATGGACGAAAGGGCGCAAAATTTTAAAGGTGCAACCAACTTCTGAGGCACCAGTTAATGCAATTTCTACTTGTGTAAAAGGAAAATTCGGTTGGGATTTCGTTAATTCTGAAAAACGACTTACGAAACCTTTAATTCGTAAAAATGGAGTGTTCGTTGAATCAACTTGGGAAGAAGCGCTTCATGTAGTGGCGAATAAATTGGGCTCTATTAAAGAAGAGTACGGTAAAGATTCTATCGGCTTTATTTCTTCTTCTAAAATTACGAATGAAGATAATTATGTTATTCAAAAATTAGCGCGTCAAGTGTTCGAAACGAATAACGTTGATAACTGCTCACGTTATTGTCAATCACCAGCGACAGATGGATTGTTCCGTACCATTGGTATGGGCGGAGATGCAGGGACGATTAAAGATATCGCACAATCGGGTCTTGTTATTATCGTCGGTTGTAATCCAACAGAAGGTCACCCGGTATTAGCGACTCGTGTGAAACGTGCGCATAAACTTCACGGTCAAAAACTAATTGTTGCAGATCTTCGTAAAACTGAAATGGCAGAGCGTTCAGATATCTTTATTAGTCCAAAGCAAGGAACAGACCAAGTATGGTTAATGGCCATTACGAAATATATGATTGATCAAGGTTGGCACGATCAGCAGTTCATCGATGAGAATGTAAACTTCTTTGATGATTTCAAAGATAGTCTCGCGGAATATACGCTTGAATACGCAGAAGAGATTACAGGCATTTCAAAAGAAACGCTCGTTCAAATGGCAGAAATGATTCGCGATGCAGATGGTACGTGTATTCTTTGGGGAATGGGTGTAACGCAAAATACTGGTGGTTCAGATACTTCCGCTGCGATTTCAAACTTACTTCTTGCAACAGGAAATTATCGTCGTCCAGCTGCTGGTGCATATCCGCTTCGAGGTCATAATAACGTACAAGGTGCTTGTGATATGGGAACACTTCCAGGCTGGCTTCCAGGATATCAGCACGTTACTGACGATGTAGAACGTGCGAAATTTGAAATAGCTTACGGAGTGAAAATTGATAACAAACCAGGTCTTAATAACATTGAAATGCTTCACGCAATTGATGAAGGGAAAATGAAAGCTATGTATCTTGTTGGAGAAGATATGGCCCTTGTAGACTCTAACGCAAATCATGTACATGAAGTGTTATCAAGTCTTGAGTTCTTTGTCGTTCAAGATGTGTTCCTTTCTAAAACAGCTCAATACGCTGATGTAGTATTACCAGCAGCGCCATCTCTTGAGAAAGAAGGTACTTTTACAAATACAGAACGTCGTGTACAAAGATTATATCAAGTGCTTCCGGCGCTAGAAGATGCGAAACCAGACTGGTGGATTGTACAGGCAATTGCTAATAAGTTAGGTGCAAACTGGAACTATAATCATCCAAGTGAAATCTTTGCTGAAATGGCGAGTTTATCACCACTATTCGCACACGCAAACTATGAAGTGCTTGAAGGGTGGAACAGTTTCCACTGGGGAAGTTTTGATGGAACGAATACGCCGCTTCTATTCAAAGATGGATTTAACTTCCCGGACAAAAAGGCTCGTTTTGCGATAGCTGATTGGGTACGTCCTGCTGAATTCCCAGCAGAATACGATCTTCACATTAATAACGGTCGTATGCTTGAACATTTCCATGAAGGGAACATGACAAATAAATCAAATGGTATTCAATCGAAAGTACCAGGTGTTTTCGTCGAAGTTTCTCCAGAATTGGCAAGGGAACGTGGAGTGAAAACTGGTTCGTTAGTACGCCTTGTTTCCCCATTTGGAGCACTTAAATTACGTGCACTTGTAACGGATCGTGTAAAAGCGAATGAACTGTATTTACCGATGAACTCGACGGATAAAGATTCGGCAATTAATTTCTTAACAGGTCCTGCTGTTGACTTACGTACAAACACGCCTGCATATAAACAAACGAAAGTACGTATGGAAGTGTTAGAAGTTGATGGCGAAAATCCGATGCCAAAAACGAACCCACGTAATAAAAAGCGTCATCCTCAAAATGGTATTGAGGTAAATCGTAAGTGGGCTCGCCCAGGATACGTACACTTAACGGATAAATAG
- a CDS encoding DUF3964 family protein, with translation MTRQERILQLPFFENKRELAEQVLKIEREEHVYLPDQFEIKQVPPYSFGEKQAIIGRIHEFYFVSIGSNGVWQYQLFKDEMKCREFFVMLPDITDQQLAFWFNNIELLKGA, from the coding sequence ATGACAAGACAAGAACGAATTTTACAATTGCCTTTTTTCGAAAATAAACGTGAGCTTGCTGAGCAAGTGTTAAAAATAGAACGAGAAGAGCATGTATATTTACCAGACCAATTTGAAATCAAACAAGTGCCTCCATATTCGTTTGGTGAAAAACAAGCAATCATTGGCCGTATACACGAGTTTTATTTCGTAAGTATTGGTAGTAATGGTGTTTGGCAGTATCAATTGTTTAAAGATGAGATGAAGTGCCGTGAGTTTTTCGTTATGTTGCCGGATATTACGGATCAGCAGCTTGCTTTTTGGTTCAATAACATTGAGCTGTTGAAAGGGGCTTAA
- a CDS encoding chemotaxis protein, which yields MSQAQSILLESGTNELEIVTYTVGENLFSINVMKVREIINPFPVTTVPESHHAVEGVVQVRGEILPVINLATALNLKSIKPLDQTKFIISELNQMKVIFRVDEVHRIQRISWEQIDEPASLSMGLEETTSGIVKLDGKIILLLDYEKIVCEISNTGYDNKTLSGLEQKTDRAEKVIYIAEDSAMLRQILEETLSTAGYTKMNFFSNGAEALAQIEKLAKEQDEKMFEHIHLLITDIEMPKMDGHHLTKVIKDSEVMKQLPVIIFSSLITNELFHKGEAVGANAQVSKPDIQELIGLVDKLVL from the coding sequence ATGTCACAAGCACAAAGTATTTTATTAGAAAGTGGAACAAACGAATTAGAAATCGTAACTTATACTGTTGGTGAAAATTTATTTAGCATCAATGTAATGAAAGTGCGTGAAATTATTAATCCATTCCCTGTTACAACTGTGCCGGAATCTCATCATGCAGTTGAAGGTGTTGTTCAAGTACGCGGTGAAATCTTACCTGTTATTAACTTAGCGACAGCTCTTAATTTAAAATCTATAAAGCCACTTGATCAAACGAAATTTATCATCTCGGAATTAAACCAAATGAAAGTTATTTTCCGTGTTGATGAAGTGCATCGTATTCAACGCATTTCTTGGGAACAAATTGATGAGCCAGCTTCATTATCTATGGGACTAGAAGAAACGACGTCTGGAATTGTAAAACTAGATGGGAAAATTATCTTATTGTTAGATTATGAAAAAATTGTTTGCGAAATTAGTAACACTGGTTATGACAATAAAACACTTTCAGGATTAGAGCAAAAAACAGATCGAGCTGAAAAAGTTATTTATATTGCGGAAGATTCAGCGATGCTTCGCCAAATACTAGAAGAAACATTATCAACAGCTGGATATACGAAAATGAATTTCTTCAGCAATGGTGCAGAAGCGTTAGCACAAATTGAAAAACTAGCAAAAGAGCAAGATGAAAAAATGTTTGAACATATTCATCTACTTATTACAGATATTGAAATGCCAAAAATGGATGGACACCATTTAACGAAAGTAATTAAAGATAGTGAAGTAATGAAGCAATTACCAGTTATTATTTTCTCTTCTTTAATTACGAATGAGTTGTTCCATAAAGGTGAGGCAGTTGGAGCGAATGCTCAAGTGAGTAAGCCTGATATTCAAGAGTTAATTGGTTTAGTTGATAAGTTAGTGCTTTAA
- a CDS encoding flagellar hook protein FlgE — MIKALYTSITGMNATQNALSVTSNNIANAQTVGYKKQKAMFDDLLYNNSIGSKGDDKYAGTNPKSIGNGVKMSGTVTDYSDGTITLTGGKTQAAMEGNGFFVVGDSKGGNMEFTRKGTFGISSDYYITNTEGQYVFAYPANEATGEVDLSGIPGPLQIPMGTAIGGIRTSKGTIKGNIPTDATKITQDLPVYDDAGNTWTMRVEFTRTSEHNYSYRVQMRNDSKKATTFEDVPNANGQMTFDAVGNPNQTNPGAAIPFNGGTINLDFSKLTNHPTDKTLSVTEVDGRAAATVKDCFIADGGYVMVKYSDGSMKSAGQLAVAMFPNEGGLMKNGNGNYTATNTTGILALGASGQNGAGKVRGGAQEGANVDLSVEFVDLMLYQRGFQGNAKVIKISDEVLNEVVNLIR, encoded by the coding sequence ATGATTAAAGCGTTATATACAAGTATTACAGGAATGAATGCAACACAAAATGCATTAAGTGTAACTTCAAATAATATTGCCAACGCACAAACAGTAGGTTATAAAAAACAAAAAGCAATGTTTGATGATTTACTATATAACAATTCAATTGGTTCAAAAGGCGACGATAAATACGCAGGGACGAACCCTAAAAGTATCGGTAACGGTGTGAAAATGAGCGGAACAGTTACGGATTATAGCGATGGTACAATTACGCTAACGGGTGGTAAAACACAAGCAGCGATGGAAGGTAATGGTTTCTTCGTAGTGGGTGATTCAAAAGGCGGTAACATGGAATTTACGCGTAAAGGTACGTTCGGAATATCTTCAGATTACTATATTACGAATACAGAAGGACAATACGTGTTTGCATATCCTGCAAATGAAGCGACTGGTGAAGTTGATTTATCTGGTATTCCAGGACCGTTGCAAATCCCAATGGGAACGGCAATTGGAGGTATTCGAACATCGAAAGGTACAATTAAAGGGAATATTCCAACTGATGCAACAAAAATCACGCAAGATTTGCCTGTATACGATGATGCCGGTAATACATGGACAATGCGTGTAGAGTTTACACGAACGAGCGAACATAATTATTCATATAGAGTACAGATGCGTAACGATTCGAAAAAAGCAACAACGTTTGAAGATGTTCCAAATGCAAATGGTCAAATGACGTTTGATGCAGTAGGAAATCCAAACCAGACAAACCCTGGAGCAGCTATTCCGTTTAATGGCGGAACAATAAATTTAGATTTTAGTAAACTAACAAATCATCCGACAGATAAAACATTATCAGTAACAGAAGTAGATGGTAGAGCAGCGGCAACGGTTAAAGATTGCTTTATTGCTGACGGTGGATATGTGATGGTAAAATATTCAGATGGAAGTATGAAATCTGCTGGTCAGTTAGCTGTTGCAATGTTCCCAAATGAGGGCGGTTTAATGAAAAACGGAAATGGTAACTATACAGCGACGAATACAACTGGTATTTTAGCACTGGGCGCATCTGGTCAAAACGGTGCAGGAAAAGTACGTGGTGGCGCACAAGAAGGTGCAAACGTAGATTTATCTGTAGAATTTGTTGATTTAATGTTATACCAACGCGGATTCCAAGGAAATGCGAAAGTAATTAAAATTTCAGATGAAGTATTAAATGAAGTTGTGAACTTAATTCGATAA
- a CDS encoding DNA-binding domain-containing protein — translation MYHHTAINVLSLLQNMSNNKTNDMKLEAEFKKIEKQFRIKYEELIDLYNRMVLFQIDIEKNGGMRVYEKSEITWLKSELELLYEVYQFCQRQGLNIANISKYVSKNELNLFPKTESQLQNTYYKLKKQEIPFENIEKQKPGRKRKYAPVKETIAEIKQESKQEVNEDVRNEEDEKSLVTVISGIVDNFETISQCSEKKEHELHQFMAGIYKLSSMAAGRSKEEKNARGLEGEVHSLRAENERLKREKEDLVHDIKEITHHLIHFITSSDIDQIRTLPFFVKECKQDLHKLGLYNAQDGKMKILVDSSGQVMTVS, via the coding sequence ATGTATCACCACACAGCAATCAATGTATTAAGTCTTTTACAAAACATGTCAAATAATAAAACGAACGATATGAAATTAGAGGCGGAATTTAAAAAAATAGAGAAACAATTCCGAATAAAGTATGAAGAGCTTATCGATTTATATAATAGAATGGTATTATTTCAAATAGATATAGAAAAAAATGGCGGTATGCGAGTATATGAAAAATCAGAGATTACATGGTTGAAGTCTGAACTAGAACTATTGTATGAAGTATATCAATTTTGTCAGCGTCAAGGCTTAAACATCGCAAACATTTCAAAATATGTTAGTAAAAATGAACTGAATTTATTTCCGAAAACAGAAAGTCAATTACAGAACACGTATTATAAATTAAAAAAACAAGAAATCCCGTTTGAAAATATCGAAAAACAAAAACCGGGGCGAAAACGTAAATATGCACCTGTAAAAGAGACAATTGCTGAGATAAAACAAGAAAGCAAGCAGGAAGTAAATGAAGACGTTCGAAATGAAGAAGATGAAAAAAGCCTCGTAACAGTTATATCTGGCATCGTGGATAACTTTGAAACAATTAGTCAATGTAGTGAAAAGAAAGAACACGAATTGCATCAGTTCATGGCGGGGATTTATAAGCTTTCTAGCATGGCTGCAGGGCGCTCGAAAGAAGAGAAGAACGCTCGGGGTCTTGAAGGTGAAGTGCATTCATTACGTGCTGAAAATGAAAGGTTAAAACGAGAGAAGGAAGACCTTGTACATGATATTAAAGAAATAACGCATCATTTAATTCATTTCATTACGAGCTCTGATATCGATCAAATTCGTACGTTGCCTTTCTTCGTAAAAGAGTGTAAACAAGATTTACATAAGCTGGGATTATATAACGCTCAAGACGGAAAAATGAAAATTCTGGTTGATAGTAGTGGTCAGGTTATGACTGTATCATAA
- a CDS encoding flagellar hook-length control protein FliK, with protein sequence MIQFVLPVQQSLPPQKEKGLEIQSKNENSSFDNTMRIENKKQPKTEKPKREEAPEEEKKEYLLAKKTVTKDEPSVKKEEKKETEQLLLAVSEQMIAIEQLRVQPELLYQYIQKIQELYKEYGNIKLNELPAAELQQLQELLSNMNIKNAICLEDTMQMALDKMTMPEQTLQVLKVVESETCNIAKKQEESKEVELPKAESDDVKVELPKVDQLNDSSSAGAELLNKATGTDQIGKQNSGAEKVTLPDLGKKMEAQVEALQKFVVKQERVLFQLNPEKLGTLTVFMKKHGDQIDVHVEMEKHDAKKRVEMIFDELKLKLKEKEINIQISYSEKDEHRKEQREQEQRQKQKLANTKHEKQQSKEFAGLLEE encoded by the coding sequence GTGATACAATTTGTATTACCGGTGCAACAGAGTTTACCTCCGCAAAAAGAAAAAGGGCTAGAAATACAATCGAAAAATGAAAATTCTTCATTTGATAATACAATGAGAATTGAAAATAAAAAACAGCCGAAAACGGAGAAACCGAAACGAGAAGAAGCACCAGAAGAAGAGAAGAAAGAATATCTTCTCGCAAAAAAAACGGTAACGAAAGACGAACCGAGTGTAAAGAAAGAAGAAAAAAAAGAGACAGAACAATTATTACTAGCTGTATCTGAGCAAATGATTGCAATTGAGCAATTACGTGTGCAGCCAGAATTGTTATATCAATACATACAAAAAATACAAGAATTATATAAAGAATACGGAAATATTAAACTGAACGAATTACCTGCAGCTGAATTACAGCAATTACAAGAATTGCTTTCAAACATGAACATTAAGAATGCCATATGTTTAGAAGATACAATGCAAATGGCGTTAGACAAGATGACAATGCCAGAGCAGACGTTGCAAGTATTAAAAGTCGTAGAATCAGAAACTTGTAATATTGCAAAGAAACAAGAGGAGTCTAAGGAAGTAGAACTCCCGAAAGCAGAGAGCGATGATGTGAAGGTAGAGTTACCAAAAGTCGATCAGTTAAATGACTCAAGTTCGGCCGGAGCGGAGTTATTAAATAAAGCAACGGGTACTGACCAAATAGGAAAACAAAATAGTGGAGCTGAGAAGGTTACATTACCTGACTTAGGCAAGAAGATGGAAGCACAAGTAGAAGCTCTGCAAAAATTTGTAGTGAAACAAGAACGTGTTTTATTCCAGCTAAATCCAGAGAAACTTGGTACATTAACGGTATTTATGAAAAAGCATGGAGATCAAATTGATGTCCATGTAGAAATGGAAAAACACGATGCGAAAAAACGTGTTGAAATGATTTTTGACGAATTGAAGCTAAAGTTAAAAGAAAAAGAAATTAATATTCAAATTAGTTATTCAGAAAAAGATGAACATCGTAAAGAACAGCGAGAGCAAGAGCAAAGGCAAAAACAAAAATTAGCAAATACGAAACATGAGAAACAACAATCAAAAGAATTTGCGGGATTATTGGAGGAATAA
- a CDS encoding DUF1641 domain-containing protein, with protein MAAPIQAIQKQELTEEELKQQKLEDLKELLANNEDALNQMFNIVGELNDIGMLEAANSMLKAKEPITKIVLGQVTREPVTNLINNMMGVAGALTELNPELTKKLVGSLLTGMDEGNQHLQSNKKVGILDLMKVLKDPDINRAIGFGLHFLKGMGKGLKEE; from the coding sequence ATGGCAGCACCGATTCAAGCAATCCAGAAGCAGGAGCTAACTGAGGAAGAACTCAAACAACAAAAACTCGAAGATTTAAAAGAACTGCTAGCTAATAATGAAGATGCTTTAAATCAAATGTTTAATATAGTAGGTGAACTAAATGACATCGGGATGCTGGAAGCTGCAAATTCTATGCTGAAAGCGAAAGAACCAATCACAAAAATTGTTCTAGGCCAAGTCACTCGTGAACCAGTTACAAATTTAATTAATAATATGATGGGCGTTGCAGGAGCTTTAACAGAACTTAATCCGGAACTTACGAAAAAGCTTGTAGGTAGTTTATTGACAGGTATGGATGAAGGAAATCAGCATTTGCAAAGCAATAAAAAAGTAGGAATATTAGACCTTATGAAAGTACTGAAGGATCCAGATATTAATCGTGCTATCGGATTTGGTCTTCATTTCTTAAAAGGTATGGGTAAAGGGTTAAAAGAAGAATAG
- a CDS encoding TerC family protein, translating into MDSIWLEYAWALLILIGLEGLLSADNALVLAVIAKHLPEEQKKKAINYGIIMAFVFRFAALFAISFIANVWQIQAIGAAYLLYLGLKHVIQAQFGKDNQNIHEDDEKEAAGKSYWFTVGKIALADLAFAIDSILAAVALALGLPDSPLDDFGGMDGGQFIVVLLGGIAGLILIKFAATWFVGLLEKRPALETTAYAIVAWVGVKLAVITLAHEDIGILDHDFPHSTTWTLIFYGVLVAIALIGWFAPGNKSAKNNPER; encoded by the coding sequence ATGGATTCAATATGGCTAGAGTATGCTTGGGCATTATTAATTTTAATTGGATTAGAAGGATTGTTATCGGCGGACAATGCCCTTGTATTAGCAGTTATAGCCAAACATTTACCCGAAGAACAGAAGAAAAAAGCTATAAATTACGGAATCATTATGGCCTTTGTTTTTCGATTTGCAGCCCTGTTTGCGATTTCATTTATTGCAAATGTTTGGCAAATACAAGCAATAGGAGCAGCCTATCTTCTTTATTTAGGACTGAAACATGTCATTCAGGCGCAATTCGGAAAAGACAATCAAAATATTCATGAGGACGATGAAAAGGAAGCGGCAGGTAAAAGCTACTGGTTCACAGTAGGTAAGATTGCATTAGCTGACCTTGCTTTCGCGATTGATTCAATATTAGCCGCAGTTGCTCTTGCTCTGGGGCTTCCGGATTCACCGCTTGATGATTTCGGAGGTATGGATGGAGGACAGTTCATTGTTGTACTTCTTGGAGGAATTGCTGGACTTATTTTAATTAAATTTGCGGCAACTTGGTTTGTTGGGCTTCTTGAGAAACGTCCAGCATTGGAAACAACGGCATATGCGATTGTTGCTTGGGTTGGTGTCAAATTAGCTGTAATTACACTGGCTCATGAGGATATTGGTATTTTAGACCATGATTTTCCGCACAGTACAACTTGGACTTTGATCTTCTATGGAGTATTAGTTGCGATCGCACTAATTGGTTGGTTTGCACCGGGAAATAAGTCAGCCAAAAATAATCCCGAAAGGTAA
- a CDS encoding DUF2294 domain-containing protein: MSKMVHEFNDMIRKLRKELFGKGPERIHTVFTENMAIATLYGNLTPTEKFISGTTDGSEMVHMARTKMIQEVYVANPHEHLEELVGAKLVHLFSDMKVDEDIAVSVFVFDKNIT; this comes from the coding sequence ATGTCAAAAATGGTACATGAATTTAATGATATGATCCGAAAGCTTCGAAAAGAGTTGTTCGGGAAAGGGCCGGAACGAATTCATACTGTATTTACCGAAAATATGGCGATTGCTACATTATATGGAAATTTGACACCTACAGAGAAATTCATTTCGGGAACTACGGATGGGTCAGAAATGGTTCATATGGCTCGAACGAAAATGATTCAAGAAGTGTATGTGGCTAATCCTCATGAACATTTAGAAGAACTGGTTGGTGCGAAGTTAGTTCATCTGTTTTCTGATATGAAAGTAGATGAGGATATTGCAGTTTCAGTGTTTGTCTTTGATAAAAATATAACGTGA
- a CDS encoding flagellar hook assembly protein FlgD, with protein sequence MPTVGLNTTSTNHIPLQAGAQKSNVPVNGVQSPVQQTNGVSAGEQKTPGVMGKDDFLKLFLSSFQHQDPFNAMDMNQMMNQTAQLSLMEQVQNMTKAVDSLRTTMHSTALDGGMKFLGKYVRGIDGEGNKVTGQVETVRLAENNEVQLVIDNKVVSLRFVERVSDKPIGETNPEDAKKDDQKVAEEVKTTNS encoded by the coding sequence GTGCCAACAGTTGGATTAAATACAACGAGTACAAATCATATTCCGTTACAAGCAGGAGCGCAAAAAAGTAATGTACCTGTTAACGGTGTACAATCGCCAGTTCAACAAACAAATGGAGTTTCAGCAGGAGAGCAAAAAACTCCTGGGGTAATGGGAAAAGATGATTTCCTAAAATTGTTTTTATCGAGTTTCCAACATCAAGATCCATTCAATGCGATGGATATGAATCAAATGATGAACCAAACAGCGCAGTTATCTCTTATGGAACAAGTACAAAATATGACAAAAGCAGTTGACTCTTTAAGAACGACGATGCATTCGACAGCGCTTGATGGTGGAATGAAGTTTTTAGGAAAGTATGTAAGAGGTATTGACGGTGAAGGGAACAAAGTAACTGGTCAAGTAGAAACAGTTCGCCTTGCAGAAAATAACGAAGTACAGCTCGTTATTGATAATAAAGTAGTGTCTCTTCGTTTCGTGGAAAGAGTGTCTGATAAACCAATTGGAGAAACGAATCCAGAAGATGCAAAGAAAGACGATCAAAAAGTAGCTGAAGAAGTAAAAACAACAAATTCATAA